The Clostridioides difficile genome has a segment encoding these proteins:
- a CDS encoding GNAT family N-acetyltransferase: MIIKLNSSYHSRVMKYLKKEPEYNLFIIGDIERYGYGNNFLNLWADIGLNGEIRAVLLKYFEFMMFYSDGEYDVEGFYELLCDTGYEEISGKIGAVDALAKRLGLNNLKIVDFCKLRTRKFLVDNHCNEKVKRIRLGNLKKTVRLYDLIDEFHSTTLDSLKNGLRTGRGYCIEINKEVVSMAKSTSENRTHAMIIGVGTHPKYRAKGLATKCLIKLCSELLRENKMPCLFYDNEEAGKIYKKLGFENIGKWGIYSK; the protein is encoded by the coding sequence ATGATTATAAAACTTAACTCAAGTTATCATAGTAGAGTTATGAAATATTTAAAAAAAGAACCTGAGTACAATTTATTTATAATAGGGGATATTGAAAGATATGGATATGGGAATAACTTTTTAAACTTATGGGCAGATATAGGCTTAAATGGTGAAATCAGAGCAGTACTACTTAAATACTTTGAATTTATGATGTTTTATTCAGATGGAGAGTATGATGTTGAAGGATTTTATGAATTACTTTGTGATACTGGTTATGAAGAAATTTCTGGAAAAATAGGTGCTGTAGATGCATTAGCAAAGAGGTTAGGACTTAACAATTTAAAAATAGTTGATTTTTGTAAGCTTCGAACTAGAAAATTTTTAGTTGATAATCATTGTAACGAAAAGGTTAAGAGAATTAGACTTGGAAATCTAAAGAAAACAGTTAGGCTTTATGATTTGATAGATGAATTCCACAGTACAACTTTAGATAGTTTAAAAAATGGTTTAAGAACGGGTAGAGGATATTGTATAGAGATTAACAAAGAAGTGGTATCAATGGCAAAGAGTACATCAGAAAACAGGACTCATGCAATGATAATTGGAGTAGGTACACATCCTAAATATAGAGCTAAAGGGCTTGCTACAAAATGTTTAATTAAACTATGTTCAGAACTTTTGAGAGAGAATAAAATGCCTTGCTTGTTTTATGATAATGAAGAAGCTGGAAAGATATATAAAAAATTAGGATTTGAAAACATTGGAAAATGGGGAATTTATTCAAAATAA
- a CDS encoding replication-associated recombination protein A, with amino-acid sequence MPLADKIRPKTMNDVIGQSHIIGNGKILSKILQTNFLPNMIFFGPPGVGKTTVAEIIAEKSNKNFYKINATNSSLEDIKKVIAELGSINNINGVLLYIDEIQSFNKKQQQSILEFMENGSITLIASTTENPYHYVYKALLSRSTIFEFKPLEKLDIEKGLKRAIQVLNEDSYMDIECNNDAIEDIAIISDGDMRRALNALEVVVYSTKPNKDNIIYIDSDVVKKSTFNKIINYDKNGDSHYDILSAFQKSIRGSDPQASIHYLARLIKGGDLISICRRLLVIASEDIGLAYPNAVVVVKACVDSAMQLGFPEAKIPLAEATILLATSPKSNSACMAIMKALDELDREFVKDIPNSIKDAHYSGSKDIGRGCGYKYPHNFKNHYVKQQYLPDSIKDSIYYIPQENKTEKNIKKYLEYLDSDF; translated from the coding sequence ATGCCTTTAGCAGATAAAATAAGACCAAAAACAATGAATGATGTAATAGGTCAAAGTCATATAATTGGTAATGGGAAAATACTGTCTAAGATACTACAGACTAATTTTTTGCCAAATATGATATTTTTTGGTCCACCTGGTGTTGGAAAAACTACTGTAGCAGAGATTATAGCAGAAAAAAGCAATAAAAATTTTTATAAAATAAATGCCACTAATTCATCACTAGAAGATATAAAAAAGGTAATAGCAGAGCTTGGAAGTATAAATAATATAAATGGAGTTTTACTATATATAGATGAGATACAAAGTTTTAATAAAAAGCAACAGCAGTCAATATTAGAATTTATGGAAAATGGTAGCATAACTTTGATTGCTAGTACTACGGAAAATCCATATCATTATGTATATAAAGCTCTTCTAAGTAGGTCGACTATATTTGAATTTAAGCCTTTAGAAAAATTAGATATAGAAAAAGGATTAAAAAGGGCAATTCAAGTTTTAAATGAAGATAGCTATATGGATATTGAATGTAATAATGATGCTATTGAAGATATAGCTATTATCTCTGATGGAGATATGAGAAGGGCTTTAAATGCTTTAGAAGTGGTAGTTTATTCAACTAAACCAAATAAAGATAACATAATTTATATAGATTCAGATGTAGTAAAAAAATCTACATTTAACAAAATTATAAACTATGATAAAAATGGTGATAGTCATTATGATATTTTAAGTGCATTTCAAAAATCTATAAGGGGAAGTGACCCGCAGGCATCCATACACTATTTAGCAAGACTTATAAAAGGTGGAGATTTAATAAGTATATGTAGGAGACTTTTAGTAATAGCTAGTGAAGATATAGGTTTAGCTTATCCAAATGCAGTTGTTGTTGTGAAAGCATGTGTAGATTCAGCTATGCAACTTGGATTTCCTGAGGCAAAAATACCATTAGCAGAAGCCACTATTCTTTTAGCTACATCACCAAAATCTAATTCTGCATGTATGGCAATAATGAAAGCATTGGATGAATTAGATAGAGAATTTGTTAAAGACATACCAAACAGTATAAAAGATGCTCATTATTCTGGTTCTAAAGATATAGGTAGGGGATGTGGATATAAATATCCTCATAACTTTAAAAATCATTATGTAAAACAACAGTATTTACCAGATAGCATAAAAGATAGTATTTACTACATACCACAAGAAAACAAAACTGAGAAAAATATAAAGAAATATCTAGAATATTTGGATAGTGATTTTTAA
- the codY gene encoding GTP-sensing pleiotropic transcriptional regulator CodY: MASEVLQKTRKINKTLQTSGGSSVSFDLLAGALGDVLNSNVYVVSAKGKILGLHLNDIEDSSVIEDEYTKQKKFSEEYTQNLLKIDETLENLNGEKILEIFPEEQGRLQKYTTVVPILGSGQRLGTLVLSRYSMSFNDDDLVIAEYSATVVGLEILRAIGEELEEEMRKKAVVQMAIGTLSYSELEAVEHIFAELDGKEGLLVASKIADRVGITRSVIVNALRKFESAGVIESRSLGMKGTHIRILNDKLTDELKKLKNNQ, translated from the coding sequence ATGGCAAGTGAAGTATTACAAAAAACAAGAAAAATAAACAAAACATTACAAACAAGTGGTGGAAGCAGTGTCTCTTTTGATTTACTGGCCGGAGCATTAGGAGATGTATTAAATTCTAATGTTTATGTAGTAAGTGCAAAAGGTAAAATTCTAGGGCTTCATTTAAATGATATTGAAGATAGCTCAGTTATAGAAGACGAATATACTAAGCAAAAAAAATTCTCAGAAGAATATACTCAAAACTTATTAAAAATTGATGAGACACTAGAAAACTTAAATGGTGAGAAGATATTGGAAATTTTCCCTGAAGAGCAAGGAAGATTACAAAAATATACTACTGTAGTACCAATATTAGGAAGTGGACAAAGACTTGGAACATTAGTACTTTCAAGATATTCAATGTCATTTAATGATGATGATTTAGTGATAGCTGAATACAGTGCAACTGTTGTTGGTCTTGAGATATTAAGAGCAATAGGTGAAGAATTAGAAGAAGAAATGAGAAAAAAAGCTGTAGTTCAAATGGCAATAGGCACTCTGTCCTACTCTGAGCTTGAAGCAGTTGAACATATTTTTGCTGAATTAGATGGTAAAGAAGGTTTACTTGTAGCAAGTAAAATAGCTGATAGAGTTGGTATAACTAGGTCAGTTATCGTAAATGCGCTTAGAAAATTTGAAAGTGCAGGTGTGATAGAATCAAGATCATTAGGTATGAAAGGAACTCATATAAGAATACTTAATGATAAACTTACAGATGAATTAAAAAAATTAAAAAACAATCAATAA
- the topA gene encoding type I DNA topoisomerase has product MAKTLVIVESPAKAKTIEKFLGKSHYTVKASVGHVRDLPKSKLGVDIENNFEPQYINIRGKGDVIKELKKEAKKSKQVYLATDPDREGEAISWHLAHILNLDESDDCRIEFNEITKDAIKKAIKHPRNIDINLVDAQQARRVLDRLLGYQISPILWQKVRKGLSAGRVQSVTTKLICDREKEIKAFIPKEYWTIDVEAKTTKDKDITLKFYGKNDEKIELENEEAVNEILKEMEGKDLKVEKIESKSRRKSAPKPFTTSMLQQEGANKLFFTTKKTMMIAQELYEGIDIEGEGTVGLISYIRTDSKRISEEAKEKAKNYIVSDLGENYYKNPVEKKEKPDAKKVQDAHEAIRPTSVDRTPDSIKASLSKDQYKLYNLIWRRFIASQMEDSVFDILNVECKAGDIVFKATGSKMKFDGYTKVYNFSEREDKILPSIEKGDILSIENILPDQHFTQPPARYTEASLVKTLEELGIGRPSTYAPTIATILNREYVEKQGTSLCPTELGIIVTDILENNFHKFIDVDFTADMESKLDVIEEGNTDWKEIVSEAYAPLKEAIEEALENIEKINMDEETDEICENCGSNMVIKYGRFGKFMACKNYPDCKTTRPIMNKIGVKCPKCEEGEIILRKSKRGKAFYGCSNYPNCDFVAWNKPTGEFCEKCGSYMVEKVTKSETKTVCSNKECNKESKEHNDGKE; this is encoded by the coding sequence ATGGCCAAAACATTAGTCATCGTAGAATCGCCTGCAAAAGCTAAGACCATAGAAAAATTTTTAGGTAAGAGTCATTATACAGTAAAAGCATCAGTTGGTCATGTTAGAGATTTGCCTAAAAGTAAATTAGGTGTAGATATAGAAAATAATTTTGAACCTCAATATATAAACATACGAGGCAAAGGCGATGTAATAAAAGAATTAAAAAAAGAAGCTAAAAAATCTAAACAAGTATATCTAGCAACCGACCCTGATAGAGAAGGTGAAGCTATATCATGGCATTTAGCTCATATACTAAATTTAGATGAATCGGATGATTGTAGGATTGAGTTTAATGAGATAACTAAAGATGCAATTAAAAAAGCAATTAAGCATCCTAGAAATATTGATATAAACTTAGTAGATGCACAACAAGCTAGAAGAGTATTGGATAGACTTTTAGGATATCAAATAAGCCCTATATTATGGCAAAAAGTTAGGAAAGGGCTTAGTGCAGGTAGAGTACAATCAGTAACAACAAAATTAATTTGCGATAGAGAAAAAGAGATAAAAGCGTTTATTCCAAAAGAATATTGGACAATAGATGTTGAAGCAAAGACAACAAAAGATAAAGATATAACTTTAAAATTTTATGGCAAGAATGATGAAAAAATTGAATTAGAAAATGAAGAGGCTGTTAATGAAATATTAAAAGAAATGGAAGGAAAGGATTTAAAAGTTGAAAAGATAGAATCTAAATCAAGACGTAAATCAGCTCCAAAACCATTTACAACAAGTATGCTTCAACAAGAAGGTGCAAATAAGTTGTTTTTTACTACTAAAAAAACAATGATGATAGCACAAGAATTATATGAAGGTATTGATATAGAAGGCGAAGGCACTGTTGGTCTTATATCATATATAAGAACTGACTCTAAGAGAATATCTGAGGAAGCAAAAGAAAAAGCTAAGAATTATATAGTAAGTGATTTAGGTGAGAATTACTACAAAAATCCTGTAGAGAAAAAAGAAAAGCCAGATGCTAAAAAGGTTCAAGATGCACATGAGGCAATAAGACCAACTTCTGTTGATAGAACTCCTGATAGTATAAAAGCTTCATTGAGTAAAGACCAATATAAACTATACAATTTGATTTGGAGAAGATTTATAGCAAGTCAAATGGAGGATTCAGTATTCGATATACTAAATGTAGAATGTAAGGCTGGAGATATTGTATTTAAAGCCACTGGTTCAAAGATGAAATTTGATGGATATACTAAGGTATACAATTTTTCAGAAAGAGAAGATAAGATTTTACCAAGTATAGAAAAAGGAGATATATTAAGTATAGAAAATATATTACCAGACCAACATTTTACACAACCACCAGCAAGGTATACAGAAGCTAGTTTAGTAAAAACATTGGAAGAGCTGGGAATTGGTAGACCAAGTACGTATGCTCCAACAATAGCAACTATATTAAATAGAGAATATGTTGAAAAGCAAGGTACAAGTCTATGTCCAACAGAACTTGGAATAATAGTTACTGATATTTTAGAAAATAATTTTCATAAATTTATAGATGTAGATTTTACTGCTGATATGGAAAGTAAGCTTGATGTTATAGAAGAAGGTAATACAGATTGGAAAGAAATTGTATCTGAAGCATATGCACCACTTAAGGAAGCCATTGAAGAAGCACTTGAGAATATAGAAAAAATAAACATGGATGAAGAAACTGATGAAATCTGTGAAAACTGTGGTTCTAATATGGTTATAAAATACGGTAGGTTTGGAAAGTTTATGGCTTGTAAAAACTATCCTGATTGCAAAACGACTAGACCAATTATGAATAAAATTGGTGTTAAATGTCCAAAATGTGAAGAAGGAGAAATTATCCTTAGAAAATCTAAAAGAGGGAAAGCTTTTTATGGATGTTCTAATTATCCAAACTGTGATTTTGTAGCTTGGAATAAGCCAACAGGAGAGTTTTGTGAAAAGTGTGGTTCATATATGGTTGAAAAAGTGACTAAATCTGAAACAAAAACAGTATGCTCCAATAAAGAATGTAACAAAGAGTCAAAAGAGCATAATGACGGAAAAGAGTGA
- the dprA gene encoding DNA-processing protein DprA translates to MEKKDIYLWLKSISGITTKTIEIIENDIVNIEDIFDFSEKEIYNLKNISLNIRKNIVKYRGHAYLENVKELLYKKTIKYICQYDEEYPENLKNIYNAPKLLFYKGDISLANNNFNIAIVGSRKPTAYGINCAKTMSCQLSQYGVNIVSGLAIGIDAYSHIGCMNGKSKTIAVLGSGVDNPLPKQNLHLSNKILENGGLLLSEYNINSKVAPYHFSNRNRIISGLSDGVVVVEAAIRSGALITVEFALEHGKNVFAVPGNINSQMSRGCHKIIKEGAKLIENIDDILNEYNIFNIIDKKINQKYDNISLNAKSKQIIEAIKSEGSLHIDSICDYTGIEIKYVNSIINELVLNELVVEMNNKTYSLNV, encoded by the coding sequence ATGGAGAAAAAAGATATCTATTTATGGTTAAAATCAATTAGTGGAATAACAACAAAAACAATTGAAATAATAGAAAATGATATAGTAAATATTGAAGATATATTTGATTTTTCTGAAAAAGAAATATATAATTTAAAAAATATAAGCTTGAATATTAGAAAAAATATAGTAAAATATAGAGGTCACGCTTATTTAGAAAATGTAAAAGAACTACTTTACAAAAAAACAATTAAATATATTTGCCAATATGATGAAGAATATCCTGAAAATTTGAAGAATATATACAATGCTCCAAAGTTATTATTTTACAAAGGTGATATAAGTTTAGCTAATAATAATTTTAATATAGCTATAGTAGGTTCAAGAAAGCCTACAGCTTATGGAATTAATTGTGCAAAAACAATGAGTTGTCAATTGTCCCAATATGGAGTTAATATAGTAAGTGGATTAGCTATAGGAATAGACGCATATTCACATATAGGTTGTATGAATGGAAAATCTAAGACTATAGCAGTGCTTGGGTCAGGAGTAGACAACCCTCTTCCAAAACAAAATTTACATTTATCAAATAAAATATTAGAAAATGGGGGACTATTATTATCAGAGTATAATATTAACTCAAAAGTAGCTCCATATCATTTTTCTAATAGAAATAGAATTATTAGTGGGTTAAGTGATGGAGTAGTGGTTGTAGAAGCAGCAATACGAAGTGGTGCATTAATAACTGTAGAGTTTGCTCTTGAACATGGAAAAAATGTTTTTGCAGTACCTGGTAATATAAATTCTCAAATGAGTAGAGGATGTCATAAAATTATAAAAGAAGGTGCGAAATTAATTGAAAATATAGATGATATTTTGAATGAGTATAACATATTTAATATTATCGATAAAAAAATAAATCAAAAATATGATAATATAAGTTTAAATGCCAAGTCTAAGCAAATAATTGAAGCTATAAAAAGTGAAGGAAGCTTGCATATAGATAGTATTTGTGATTATACTGGTATAGAAATAAAGTATGTAAATTCAATAATCAATGAATTAGTACTAAATGAGTTAGTAGTAGAGATGAATAATAAAACGTACAGTTTAAATGTATAA
- a CDS encoding YraN family protein codes for MNNKEKGDFGEEVAINYLLSKGAKLLEKNYRLKIGEVDIIVKIGDEIVFVEVKSRSNLRYGYPCESVNFKKRKKIIEIAKYYIKKNNLHNISVRFDVVEVYLSEKRVNHIMNAF; via the coding sequence ATGAACAACAAAGAAAAAGGTGATTTTGGAGAAGAAGTAGCAATTAATTACTTATTGTCAAAAGGTGCAAAACTACTAGAAAAAAACTACAGATTAAAGATTGGAGAGGTAGATATAATAGTAAAGATAGGTGATGAAATTGTGTTTGTAGAAGTAAAGTCAAGATCTAATTTAAGGTATGGTTATCCTTGTGAATCTGTAAATTTCAAGAAGAGAAAAAAGATAATTGAGATTGCTAAATACTATATCAAAAAAAATAATTTACATAATATTTCCGTAAGATTTGATGTTGTAGAAGTTTATTTATCAGAAAAAAGAGTAAATCACATAATGAATGCTTTTTAA
- a CDS encoding sensor histidine kinase produces the protein MNRKKLVTFIRYLSLFILVVSYLNNAENTLYPIMTIIILFLIIINNQVRFFSLPNKNRIVLVSYFLELILIFILYNCTKTFNSLYFVPLILDISFFINEKYKYILLFFIIVFSFIISLDKNLYLALESSSILLIISILSIYIENENISKLYNQCLYDKLRISKDKLKKSNSDLEIYASSIEELAILKERNRISREIHDSVGHSLSTTIIQLSAIEKLLNDKPEVSDLVHELREFVNESFQDVRRAISELKPIEYENYQNLFKIKELIKSFIKLTNINVRLTISKNTWNLSRGQSIALYRLIQESLSNASRHGKASKIKIFITFNPSNLIITISDNGIGCENIKKGNGINSISERIYELNGKVEFDNHNDGFTIRASFPKFSGGDFFEQNKSSYS, from the coding sequence ATGAATAGAAAAAAATTAGTTACTTTTATAAGATATTTATCCCTATTTATATTGGTTGTAAGTTATTTAAACAATGCTGAAAATACATTGTATCCAATTATGACAATAATAATATTATTTCTAATTATAATAAATAACCAAGTCAGATTTTTTTCTTTACCAAATAAGAATAGAATTGTACTTGTTTCTTATTTTTTAGAGCTTATCTTAATTTTTATATTGTATAATTGTACAAAGACTTTTAATTCACTTTACTTTGTTCCTTTAATTTTGGACATATCATTTTTTATAAATGAAAAATACAAATACATACTATTGTTTTTCATTATAGTATTTTCTTTTATTATCAGTTTAGACAAAAACTTGTATCTAGCTTTGGAATCAAGTTCAATACTGTTGATTATATCTATACTTTCTATATACATAGAAAATGAAAATATATCCAAGTTGTACAATCAATGCCTTTATGATAAGCTTAGGATTTCTAAAGATAAATTAAAAAAATCTAATTCTGATTTAGAAATTTATGCAAGTTCTATAGAAGAACTAGCCATTTTAAAAGAGAGAAACCGAATATCTAGAGAAATACATGATAGTGTTGGACATTCTCTTTCTACAACAATAATACAGTTAAGTGCCATAGAAAAGCTCTTAAATGATAAGCCCGAAGTATCTGATTTAGTACATGAACTTAGAGAATTTGTAAATGAAAGTTTTCAAGATGTTAGAAGAGCTATCTCTGAGTTGAAACCTATTGAATATGAAAATTATCAAAATTTATTTAAAATTAAAGAACTAATTAAAAGCTTTATTAAACTTACAAACATTAATGTAAGACTAACTATATCAAAAAACACTTGGAACCTATCTAGAGGTCAATCTATAGCTTTATATAGACTTATTCAAGAATCGCTTTCCAATGCATCACGACATGGCAAAGCAAGTAAAATCAAAATTTTTATAACATTTAATCCTTCAAATCTTATAATTACAATTAGTGATAATGGCATAGGATGTGAAAATATAAAAAAAGGAAATGGAATTAACAGTATTAGTGAAAGAATATATGAACTAAATGGAAAAGTTGAATTTGATAATCACAATGATGGTTTTACAATTAGAGCTTCTTTTCCTAAATTTTCAGGGGGTGATTTTTTTGAGCAAAATAAAAGTTCTTATAGTTGA
- a CDS encoding response regulator transcription factor, with protein sequence MSKIKVLIVDDEKLIRKGLKIILSSYDDLEIIGDASNGYEALEFCKSNDVDVVLMDIRMNICDGVLGTRLIKEYNGSIALLILTTFNDDEYIKDAMKFGASGYLLKDSSDEVLHEGIRSSFFGNVVLDKSVAEKIMSTEKTVEHEHISNLYNLTEKEISIIKLIADGLSNKEISQELFLSEGTIKNNITNILGKLELRDRTQLAIFAFKNKIVI encoded by the coding sequence TTGAGCAAAATAAAAGTTCTTATAGTTGATGATGAAAAACTAATTAGAAAAGGTCTTAAGATTATATTGTCATCTTATGATGATTTGGAGATAATTGGAGATGCCTCTAACGGATATGAGGCTTTAGAATTTTGTAAATCAAATGATGTAGATGTTGTTCTTATGGATATTAGAATGAATATTTGTGATGGTGTATTAGGAACAAGACTTATAAAAGAATACAATGGCTCAATAGCATTATTAATTTTAACTACTTTTAATGATGATGAATATATAAAAGATGCAATGAAGTTTGGAGCTTCAGGTTATCTTTTAAAAGACAGCTCTGATGAAGTATTGCATGAGGGAATACGCTCTTCATTTTTTGGCAATGTTGTACTTGACAAAAGTGTAGCTGAAAAAATCATGTCTACAGAAAAAACTGTTGAACATGAGCATATTTCTAATCTATATAATTTAACTGAAAAAGAAATATCTATAATTAAATTAATTGCAGATGGGCTTAGTAATAAAGAAATAAGTCAAGAATTATTTTTATCTGAGGGTACCATAAAAAACAATATAACTAATATTTTAGGTAAATTGGAGCTTAGAGACAGAACTCAATTAGCTATATTTGCTTTCAAAAATAAAATTGTAATATAG
- a CDS encoding ABC transporter ATP-binding protein: protein MDIVKVNNVTKRFNDKLALDNISFSVKEGEIFGLIGPNGAGKSTLINIITNLTLPNSGNIQINGVDLSANPMSAKAIIGLVPQELAVMETLTPFDNLEYFGAFYGLKGKLLQERISEALEVTGLAEVKKKKVKKLSGGMQRRLNIGIALLNHPKILILDEPTVGVDPQSRNHIFNFIKDISEKQKTTIIYTSHYMEEVEHLCSKIFIMDEGKEVAFGDNNYLKSIVSTNTKLIMEIKNINAQLIFDLKNIKGVISVLENASGITLDVDKNFQLTDALYTVDKNNSKVMRISYEEPSLEDVFLNLTGKNLRD, encoded by the coding sequence ATGGATATAGTTAAGGTAAACAATGTAACAAAAAGATTTAATGATAAATTAGCACTTGATAACATTAGCTTTTCTGTCAAAGAGGGGGAAATATTTGGACTTATTGGTCCAAATGGTGCTGGAAAATCTACACTTATAAATATAATTACCAATCTTACTTTACCAAATAGTGGTAATATTCAAATAAATGGTGTGGATTTGTCAGCAAATCCTATGAGTGCAAAAGCCATAATAGGATTAGTTCCACAAGAATTAGCAGTTATGGAAACACTAACTCCTTTTGATAACTTAGAATACTTTGGAGCCTTTTATGGATTAAAAGGCAAGTTACTTCAAGAGAGAATCAGCGAAGCATTGGAAGTTACAGGTCTAGCTGAAGTTAAAAAGAAAAAAGTAAAAAAATTATCTGGTGGTATGCAAAGAAGATTAAATATTGGGATAGCACTTTTAAATCATCCTAAGATACTAATACTTGATGAACCAACTGTAGGTGTTGACCCTCAGTCAAGAAATCATATTTTTAATTTTATAAAAGATATATCTGAAAAACAAAAAACTACTATTATATATACATCTCATTATATGGAAGAAGTTGAACATCTCTGTTCTAAAATTTTCATTATGGATGAAGGTAAAGAAGTTGCTTTTGGAGATAATAATTATCTAAAATCAATAGTCTCTACAAATACAAAATTAATCATGGAAATAAAAAATATAAATGCTCAACTTATATTTGATTTAAAAAATATTAAGGGTGTTATATCTGTTTTAGAGAATGCTTCAGGAATAACATTAGATGTAGATAAAAACTTTCAGTTAACAGATGCACTTTATACTGTTGACAAAAACAATTCAAAAGTAATGCGTATCTCTTATGAAGAACCTAGTTTAGAGGATGTGTTCTTAAATCTAACAGGTAAAAATTTAAGAGATTAA
- a CDS encoding ABC transporter permease, with product MKLYMSVKTMLKGLKSSFILNLIYFLALPLLLAGFLGMVTEDMFQNPIKTEPMSIVVYDKDNSKLSNNLTNYLKDNLSSVLKIQKDYSDADLKLTIPRGYENNILKEKSNTLSIEKLGTRDDIAVLLQNILNTYHEKLYLNNSQNLSSEEFSKLFNKSSIANSIIKTGTEQSSYEYFALVSLGFLVIIFIMNNILSNYISESKGLSKRLYSMPITRVQFLIYDFVGLWIYSFIFLLLYVLFFRILGITFKGNLFTLTLICAVSSYFMTSISTFVTSFFNKKYGTFIVYILLFLQTIFGGIFNVVSESFSKLVNLSPTYLIGALYSDYEAFNTLGSISNLIITCLIISTILIILSIVKEKYKWREI from the coding sequence ATGAAATTATATATGAGTGTAAAAACTATGTTAAAAGGTCTAAAAAGCTCCTTCATACTTAATTTGATATATTTCTTAGCTCTGCCTCTACTTTTGGCTGGATTCCTTGGAATGGTAACAGAAGACATGTTTCAAAATCCTATAAAAACAGAACCTATGTCAATTGTTGTGTATGATAAAGATAACTCCAAATTATCAAATAATTTGACAAATTATTTAAAAGATAATTTATCTTCTGTCTTAAAAATACAGAAAGATTATTCTGATGCAGATTTAAAACTTACAATACCTAGAGGATACGAAAACAACATTTTAAAGGAAAAATCAAATACTTTAAGTATAGAAAAACTTGGAACTAGAGATGACATAGCAGTACTACTTCAAAATATATTAAATACTTATCATGAAAAATTATATTTAAATAATTCTCAAAACCTAAGTTCAGAAGAGTTTTCTAAGTTGTTTAATAAAAGTTCTATTGCTAATTCTATAATAAAAACTGGTACTGAACAAAGCTCATATGAATACTTTGCTTTAGTTTCATTAGGATTCCTTGTAATAATTTTTATAATGAATAATATTTTGTCAAATTATATAAGCGAATCAAAAGGACTTTCAAAAAGACTTTATTCTATGCCTATAACTAGAGTGCAGTTTTTAATTTACGACTTTGTAGGTTTATGGATTTATTCATTTATATTTCTATTATTATATGTTTTGTTCTTTAGAATACTTGGAATAACATTTAAAGGTAATCTTTTCACATTAACCTTAATATGTGCTGTATCATCATATTTTATGACTTCAATATCTACTTTTGTAACTAGTTTTTTTAATAAAAAATATGGTACATTCATAGTTTATATATTACTTTTCTTACAAACAATTTTTGGAGGTATTTTTAATGTGGTCAGTGAATCTTTTAGCAAACTTGTAAATTTATCTCCAACTTATTTAATAGGAGCTCTATATAGTGATTATGAAGCTTTCAATACTTTAGGTTCAATAAGTAATTTAATTATAACATGCTTAATTATCTCTACAATATTGATTATACTCTCTATTGTAAAAGAAAAATATAAATGGAGGGAGATTTAA